One bacterium genomic region harbors:
- a CDS encoding FAD:protein FMN transferase, with amino-acid sequence MATAPPSEPLREVRLEAGASGWVARFPCFAGPGEIHLRSCPRRAALELARLGAAEAWRIQDRYSRYREDSWTSFLRTTAGDWVETDEEIERLLDFAETGHQLSGGRFDLTSGVLRRVWAFRPGARPPSRAAVR; translated from the coding sequence TTGGCTACCGCACCACCCTCTGAGCCGCTGCGCGAGGTGCGGCTGGAGGCGGGCGCATCCGGGTGGGTGGCCCGCTTCCCCTGCTTCGCCGGACCCGGCGAGATCCATCTGCGTTCCTGCCCGCGCCGCGCCGCCCTCGAGCTGGCGCGCCTGGGCGCGGCGGAAGCCTGGCGCATCCAGGACCGCTACAGCCGCTACCGGGAGGACAGCTGGACCAGCTTCTTGCGGACAACCGCCGGTGATTGGGTGGAGACGGACGAGGAGATCGAGCGCCTGCTGGACTTCGCCGAGACAGGGCACCAGCTGAGCGGCGGACGCTTCGATTTGACCAGCGGCGTGCTGCGGCGGGTCTGGGCGTTCCGGCCGGGCGCGCGGCCGCCCTCGCGCGCCGCCGTGCG